tgcaccgtgtggcttgcaggatcttagttccccgatcagggatcgaacccatgtcccctgcagtggaactgCGGTTCCCCAGTGGTGGTCTTTTTGAGAGAGAACTCTGTCTTGACAGAGTCCTGAGGAGAAACTGACAAAACCCCCATTGTAGTAGAAGTTGATAACAGAAATCTCAGTAATTGATAAACCATATTTAATAATCAGTAGATTTGAACAACTCAGTTACAGGCTTTATCTGGTAGACACACAGAATACTGGcagatacacattcttttcaagcacgtATAGAAGATTTACAAAACTGACCACATATCAAGCCATAAGGCACATCTTATCAAATTTCAGGGGAACATGTCACACAGACTTTGTTGTCCGTGTGGTAATGAAAAGCTGGAAATCAGTGAACTAGAAAGACCTTATGTTTGAAAACTTGCAGAGCTGAGTTTACACATGACAATGGTATTTATTTGGAAACTTGAATGAAATGGACACCTTCCTAGAAAAATGTTTCTTACTCAAAATGATTTAATAGAAAAACAGACCACTCTGATCACCAATAAAGGAAGTGAATCTGTAGTTAGAAAATCTTTCCATGAAACCATGTCCATTTTCTGTTTTGAGTGGTGACAGGACAAATTCAATTGAGTTTTTCCACAGAGGGGACAAACTGGTCAGCCTGTGTCAAGAAGACCTGGAAATGTGAATGTGCTGTATTTCCTTGTCAAACAAAACAGCTGTAGATGGTATCTAAAGGCGCCTGGACATACAGCATGCCATGGGGTCCTAAACTGAATTTCTCATTGACTTTCTCCTTGTGGCTGGTCACTCACGATGATTAGTGAGAACAGTGAGGTACAAGTGTATCAACAGGGCTTGTGAGTCATGCTGAGACGGGAGAGACTATCACCAGTTTTCCTTGGGCTTCTAAATTGGTCaacttttatatgtatattcttccattttaaaaatttcgttgaaaataaaaatggaacccttcttcttcttttttttttttttggctgcgctatggggcacatgggatcttagttccctgaccagggattgaacccgagtcccctgcattggaaggtgggttctttaccactggaccaccggggaagccccccgaacagttttttttaaaataaataacaagatgTGCTTCTCAACTTCTTTGCAAGTGTGTCCAGCTGAGCCTGATAGACAACATCCATTAGGTTTCTGCCTTTTCCTATAATGGGATGCCGACCAGCCTGCTATGGGTGCTTTCAGGCCGTTTCAGCTGCCTCGTGTGAGGCACAACCTCGCCACAGATACTACGGAGCGGGATTTCATACCTTAACATCCAGCACTGAATTTATACCACGATGAAATCAATTCCTAATTTTCCCATTAGCAgctctcttttgtgtgtgtgtgtgtggggggatagGTGGAATGAGTggttgagaaaaatgaaaggtgTTTGAAAACAAGCGTGCCAAGAAATGTTTTGATCTGATCTGAAATCGTTGTTTTGCCATCATTCCTAGGGTTTTGCGGCCTCCAGGTGGTGGATCCAATTTTTCATTAGGTTTTGATGAACCAACAGAACAACCTGTGAGGCGGAATAAAATGGCCTCTAGCATCTTTGGGACACCTGAGGAAAATCCCCCTTCCTGGGCCAAGTCGGCAGGTACTGCTAGTATCCGTGATCCCTGGTCAAAGGGACGGACCCAGCAGAACCACCACAGCTGGTTTTGTGCTGATGAGTAAAATCTAGCTTAATCATGAGAGACAACAATTAAAGCTTGTCATGGGAGGAGAGACGAGGACTAAGAAATGGGAAATGCTGGGAGTCTGTGTAACGGATCAGAATAAGGACAACCGTCAGACTGGGTTATTTAGACCCTCTGTAGAACTTTTAAGCcgtcactccctaacactgttAGCTCATGTTGTAGTATGAGACTAACTAATTAAATAGTGTTTTGCTTTAGGTCTTTCCATTGTATTCCTTAAGAAAGTATATTTTGATTCAGGTGCCAAGTCTTGTGGTGGCCGGGAAGATTCTGAGTCATCTGGACCCCAGAGAAGTAACTCTTCTGAAGCAAACCCTGGAGACTTCTTAGATCTGAAGGTCAGTGTGACAGTATGGGCGGAAAGACAGGCTTTGAGGTTTATACAGTTGAGAAATTAATTCCACCTGCCCTGCACCACCCCCATTGTACTGAGACCTGCCACTGGAGTTTTACATAAAGGTAGTTAGGAAAGGGACTAACCATACTGGTGATGGAAGATTGACAGTCAGTCAGAAAGGTGAGTCAATGGGATCTTGGTCTGTTCATATGTCTCTGCTACCACTAGGATTAGTCTCTGTCCTTCAGTATTGATTTTTGAAACTGGATCACTCGTACTCCGTGTGTATCTCACACATAGTAGCATATCTGAGCTCAAGGACTGTTTCAGTTGTTGGCAGAGGTTGCCCAGTTGTTTTGAGCTGAACTCCAGGAGGCTGTATACCATGGTGTTACCATTCTTTGTCTGCAGGTGATCACGGCCTGTGAGCCCCAGGTATGTGTTTGGAAAGCCTGGTGGGATGTCCCCCTGAGTAGGGACCTCAGAGCACATGGAGGCATCAGCCATCTGGGTGTGGGGAGACCTGCAGAAAGGCTCTGGAATTGATGGAGGTCCTTCAATAGCTAGATcaggagaaaggaggggggagTGGAAGGACAGGTTTGCCAATTTCCTGTTCTGATAAAAGATCCTCTGAAATGCGAATTGATATGAGGTCATCAGCGTAAATGTTAAGGTTTTTTTGGTGTTCGGGGCATGTTACTGGCACTGGGACAATTTGTCCAGCAGCATATCTGTGTAGCATTGTCCCAGGGTGAATAAAGTTTGTTTACTGTAATGGCAGCGTGACCCTGAACTTGACTACATCAAAACAAAACTTCACATTTGGCTTCAAATAGACAGTAGCTTCTctgaactctgtttttctttgtgtgtggcaaaattaaaatctgaagtaaattgttaatttttttcttttccagggaGAAGGTGATGTTCATGGTGAGTACTTCTGAAAAAGTATCACAACTTCTGGTTCTGTAAATGTTAGAATAGACTGGAATTTGTATTCAAGTCATGTCTTGGGGAAGGAGATTGGGGAGTGAACCTGGCTTTACCCCAACGCCAGCGCCCTCTGGGTGGAGAGGAAGGCAAAATGAAACTGGAAAGCTAGCAAGTGTGGCCACGTTTGGTATCGGCCAGCAGTGAGAGCAATGCTAGAAACGAACTAGAAAGGAAAACCACTGGAGAAACCTTTAAGAACAGACGGGCGTTAAGCAGGTTGGTATTTGTTACACTCAATGAGAGCTTTTTAGTAAAAGTCTCTAGCATTTCAAGTCAGCCCTCagcatttaatttagaaaatgtttgaTTTTATACTGAGCTGCTGTAACCCTGTGATCTCGTGAATGATGACTTAGCGGGCCGGTGAAGTTTTCATTTAGCACCCATATCACCAATTACATGTGGAAATGAGCTGtaatcatttaattatttaaaacctTTGAAGTACTTATTGGCACTTCTTCAACAAGCGCCAGAGAGTTGCCGGTGCGTGTGATGAGAGGTTTACGCATGTCGGCCAGCAGCAGTCAGGTTAAAGTTGACTCAGTGACATGCAGCCGTCACAGGGCGCCCTGATCTAGGAGGATGAAGCCGCTTCCTCAAGGCCTTTTTCTGCCATTACAATTTGCGAGTCAATCTTCCAGGGAAACAGAAATGTTTAACGAGAATCACATTCCCCTTCTGTCCTCTCATCGTTTCTTGCTGGGCATGACGGGAGGAGGTGTATTAGTTATTGTTCCTGTCCAACTTgttccattttaaaaagattgtTCTAGAGGTAAAGAAAATCTAGGCTTTTTGattctgctgcttttcatattCTGAAGTACTTCCAATGTCAGACCTTGTTTAGCAAGCATCAGCTAATCTTTCACTAATTTTGGCCAATGGATATAATGAGAAATTTGGGGAGCCCAGAGAAGTGAGAGCCCTGAAGTTAGGAAAAGATAAGTCATTTGCTAATGATTAattctccccccccacccccagctcagtGTTGCAGATCCTTGAGGTGAATGAATAGCACAGGCAGCTGTATAGTGCaagtccttcctttttttttttaaatgatcatcaATTTTGCCACCTGATTATTCTGTGTTCCTGACTGCTGCTA
This sequence is a window from Pseudorca crassidens isolate mPseCra1 chromosome 19, mPseCra1.hap1, whole genome shotgun sequence. Protein-coding genes within it:
- the JPT1 gene encoding jupiter microtubule associated homolog 1 translates to MTTTTTFKGVDPNSRNSSRVLRPPGGGSNFSLGFDEPTEQPVRRNKMASSIFGTPEENPPSWAKSAGAKSCGGREDSESSGPQRSNSSEANPGDFLDLKGEGDVHENVDTDLQASLGQSEEKPVPAAPVPSPVAPAPVPSRRNPPGGKSSLVLG